The sequence CATTGCTTATTTACTGTATCTTTTGACACATTTCAATTAAAAGCAGATATTATATGGCTGGTACTGGTTCCAAAGAGGAGATTAGATGGATAGAAAGTGTGAAGTCAGGTGGAGCTGTTCCATTTCTTGATCCAGAAAAATGTACTAATGGTTGGGCCACTCCACCTGGGGACAAGTTCATGGTTAGAGGTCCAGAGTACTTTAAAACCAAGGTTAAAATTCCTGCTGGCGAATATCTTCTAAAGCCTCTTGGATTTGATTGGATCAAAAGTCCTTCAAAGATTGGAGATGTCTTAAACAATCCAAACAGCCGTGTCAGAAGGATCATAGAAGATGAGTTTTCAACAGGTGTCAAGCCTTTCATTTGGGCTTTCAATTTACAAGTCCCAAGCAAGGATAATTATAGTGCGGTAGCTTACTTTGCAAGCACAGATCCTATTCCTGAAGGTTCTTTGATGGACCAGTTCTTGAAAGGTGATGATGGATTTAGGAATTCTAGGCTAAAATTAATTGCCAACATTGTCAAGGGCCCTTGGATTGTTAGGAAAGCAGTTGGGGAGCAAGCTATTTGCATAATTGGGCGTGCCCTCACCTGTAAGTATTGTGTGACAGATAATTTTATAGAAGTAGACTTGGATATTGGATCTTCCATGGTTGCAAGTGCAATAGTTCATCTGGCATTTGGTTACATAACAACATTAACTGTTGACATTGCATTCCTCATTGAGAGCCAAATTGAATCCGAGCTTCCAGAGCGACTGTTGGGTGCTGTAAGATTCTCTGAGTTGAATCCTGCTTCAGCTAGGTCACTTGAACCATCCTCTGATACAATTAGTGGTACTATGCCGTCATCTCTGCCTACTCGACTATGGAAGTCAATTGGGCAGGGTTTTTCTCACATTCTTCATCAAGGTGTCCAAGAAAGTGGCTCTTCCTCTGGGTCAACTCACACTAATGGGACTGTCACTCATGAAGATGCTAGTGAACACACTAATAAATGGTACGACTTTTGAACTATGATCGCATTTACATTTGCCAAGAACTGCCTATCTCGTTTAAGACTTATGTTTATTGCTATGCAAGATGCTGATAACAATGCTGTGAATTTCACGTATGATGTTAAAGCATATAGATACTAATGCAGACATAATTATCCATGCTTAATTCTTGACTTTATTTGCCTAAATTTCCCCGTTACTTTGTCAAATATGGTTGTCTCACTTCACTTACCTATTTCTGACTTTAATAAGGAGATTTGTCTTAGGATTATAACTGTCAGTTCAGATTCAGCGCATAGTATAGCATGGCATAGCATAGCCTGCAGTGCAGATGTATCTCTATCTCATACATTCTCATTATAATGTCACTTGGCGGTTTTTGCTTTTCACACGAATTATATTATGAATATCAAATTGTTACATACTCATATTTTATTCTTTGGTAATCTTGAAAttggtacatacaaatatatatatatatatatatatatatagacatacGTTGATATCTTGTTTTCGTTTCTGACGTTTGTTTCAATATGGTACAGAAATGACAAAGGAATATAATGCATACGTGTATAAAAGGAGGCGTCTATCGTGGCTCAAAGCCTCAAACTTCATAATTTGTTTGTTGATGTTAATTGCAGAGTGTCTGACTGCCTCTCTCAAAGATATCATCTATTTTGTGTGCTGTGCTGTCTGCTACTCTGCTTGTCTTGAACTACCACCACTTGGGTCAAATTTATGGCTATACTTAGCATTCATACTAATTGATGTACATTCCATTTATTGGCTTAAGAATatactatattatatatgtCACCTTTCGAGTAAATATAACGAAGCACTAGATACAGAACTTTGGAAtcaattcttcttcttttttgaaATGGAATCAATTCAATTTAATTGTTTTCTTGTATATTCATattatatctatatttatactaatatAATCTTCATTCATGTGTGTTTTTCTAAAAAGCTGCTTGTATCCGTTGAAATTAGGGTATAGTCAGTTCCAACTGGTACGAGAGTTCATATAAGAAAGGTTGCATAGGTTGTgttgcttttcttttttctaagaaaaaaataaataaataaatctttgTCACGTTAATTAAAACCTTCCGCAGTAAAGAAAGAGTACCAAGgggaaatcaataataaactgTACCTGAATAAGAGAGTCCATATTATAAAAGAGTCCAATGTCCAAGCCACGATAAGTCCATATCATTAACATGTGGAGTTGCTAAAATAGTGTAGAGTTATATTTTAacaattttcttaaaattagcTTTCCAAGACCATCATTTATGAAAGATTTAAAATTTGGCACAAAAAAGGATTGTGCTATATTTGGTTCATTATTTACAAGTGGGATGTACAAgatgtaaagaaaaaaaataatacagaaCCAATCGAGAACCTGCAGAAAAGTAATTAATAATCGTTGAAAATAATAATCAGTCAACCATTGAGAAATAGTCGAGAACACGTAGGAAGCTTAAAAGCACAACTATACACACCATCAAAAAACTATTGATAAACAATTAAGAACACAGATAACATGTCAAGAATAGTTAGAAATACAAAATCATTCGCCATTTTTGACAAATAATTGAGAACCTATCAAAAAGCCATCGAGAAAGGTCTCCCCTAACCTTGGGATATTCGCATCAAGAAACTTTCGAGAACGTATCGATAACTCATCGAGAAACGTCTATCCTGACCTTGGGACATCCTTGTTAAGAACCTATCGAGAACGTATCGAGAATCCATCGAGAAAAATATGAACACACTAAATACTCCAAACAATTAGATCTTGCGatttcaacaaaatttatatcaaaacaaaaaaaaaaaaaaacaaaaattcacaaCTACATAGATCTAACGAAAATATACTATATATGGGGCAAGAAAGTTTACAAAAtcttttacaaaacacttatccaTTAATCCACAATGAGAGGGAGGTTGGGCAGACGTCCTTCACGGCGAGAGGCGGCGGTTGGGTTGACTAGAAAAGGTTGGGCGGACGTCCTTCACGACGGTTGGCCGAGTATCCCAACGACAGTTTGGGCATTTGTAGGTTTTTTTTGCAAAGtggtaagagagagagagagagagagagagagagagagagagagagagagagagagagagagagagagagagagagagagagagagagagagagagagagagagagagagagagagagagagattggaTTACTTGAAGGGTTtttaggttttgaaaaaaaaattaaatggtaagAGTATTTTGGGTAAAATGAGGAATTATTAGGATAGtattgtataaaaaaattaatatggtattttttgtaaattaaatttttatgaagtataaaaaataaaatttctcttTAATATCTGGTACGTCACTACATATTtgtaatacaaaataaaaaatatatataataaataaaatgaatattaatcaaaattaattattttaaaaaaatattaattttaaaagtaaaaacatTATAAGTGATAATATTACGccaaataataacaatattatgttaaaaattaaaaaaaaaatttatactaATACAGTGAACACTAATAAACATTTTTATATaaagtataatatttaaataaaaagtaactGGCGGTAAAACccttttaatttttgattttgTACACttaatcattgatttttttttttattttgtttttttttggttgttttttttttgtttggcaTTACCCTTTACCTTCAATTTTCTTtacaaatttgaaatattttaaattttattgttaaATTTGAGGTATTTGTGTAATCTCAATTAgcgtttaataataaaatttaactaGTACTTGAAATTTAAAGAATGTGAAGTTAAATCACAAGAAAAAATAGTGCatagaaattaaaatataaaaatatttcgcCACAATTACCTACAAATAAAATGAAAACCAAAAATATCATTACATTACGGTAGCGACCATGGCAGCTGTGGtatattgtatttttctttttaaaggaTGGTATATTGTATTTGGTGGAATGAACAGAAAGTGTTTATGATTTCTtagttagataagaaaattaACATTCTCTTAAAGCTTGATAGGATGAATATCTTGACAAAGCTAGTTTTGAATTTGTTTGTAAGATGTAACTTTGGGGTGGGGTGAGGTTGCCGGTTGTGTAGTGTTGTTGTTTGTTGTGCTCTTTCGTTAGTTTGATTAATGAATCCTTTAAGGGCTCATTTGGTACACCGTATTGTATTGTGTTGGATTatgttatattgtatttttttttgaaacaatgttatattgtattagtattattaaatacaatattatgtttggtattgacttgtattaatatattatattgtattgtattagtattatttaatccgggtccgagtcctaggtctgggtttgggtcccggttcgggtcagggtctgggtttgggatcCAAGTCGGGGTCCAAGTCCCGAGTTCGGGTCCGAAGTCCGAGTCCGAGTCCGAGGTCCAGGTCGAAGTTCGGGggggtccaagtctaggtccCAGGTCCGAATTAGAGATTGGTGTTGACCCCAaatcctttgtaaatattataatacaagctaatacaaaccatttgttatgtattaaataatacaacatatattgtattaaaaattttagtcgtaataattaatataatacatTGCTTTATCCAAAcatattgttatttattatttaatacaatacgggCGTACCAAACAACCCCTAAAAGATTTTCATTACATCTATTTTCATGATTCATTATAGTGTTCAGTAATTTGTAGAAGTTGTCACGGGTGATTCCACCCTATTCTTTTGACGTTTCTTGTGAGTTCCTTTCATAATCTTACAATATTCGCCATATAGGTAAccaatagttacttaaattttCGAACTTTGTCGGAGCAAACTACATGCCTAACCAAGATGTGTTACAATGTACTTGTCTCTGCTTCTAAGTTCAACAAACCTCTTCTTCATTATCCTATTACCAATAATCACCCAAAATAATGCAGAACCTCAAACTCTGGAAAACAAATTATGGTGTATAGTGTAAATCTAATAAATAAGTATCCTCTACAACTTCAACAAAGTCATACATGCAATGATGCAATACATAAAACATCTATTGCCAACCAAAATGCCCATAGTAGATGCAAGCAAGTTTAGCAAACTTGATTCTTGaatacaacaaattaacaaatgAGGTACTATTACATACAAGATAAAACGTCAAACCTGAAGGAGGAGAGAGAGCAATGGAAAAAATAACCACCATTTaaacagaaaaagaaaataataataataataataacaacaacaacaaaaaaaccgTATGTCTGTTCCTTCAAAACTGACTATTCTTCATTTAGCTGAATCACTGATATACTGTCAAAATCTATCCTACCGAAATTCAACATTCTTAGAATTCTTTGAGAAACAATCATGAATTCATATACCAAAATATAGGTACAAAGAGTTATGGTCTCTTCAAACAATAAAGGATATAAAATCAATGGCATCAACCTTAGATGTCACATTTGCAGCAAATAAAATGCACCTGCCATTGTGATGGGTTAGGGATAGCACCTCAACTTTAATTAGGAACACAGAACAAGCAGCAAAATCGGGCATGATCTAGATTCTAACGAAACAAACAGCAGCATAAATAATAACCTGATAAATTTGCCAAACCAAAACTAAAACTGTATTGGACTTCCATTTCATTCCCAGGCAAAGACCAGAGGAAATTATGCTACACAATCTCAGGGCCAGAAATTGGCAATGCACTCATCTGCAGTGTTCTACCATTTCCAGTTGAAAGAAACCGAACAGTAGGCAAAGAAGGATCGTTGACGGATTCAATCTCAAGAAAATTGAAATCATAAGCACCAGAGCGCTTCAAACTGAAGACAAAAACAAGCAAAATCCATCCCAACATGGAAATTGCCCAAAAGTTATTCATCCCGTGAATCAAACCCCACGCAATGGCATACCCGACAATGATTCCTGACAAATGTCCTAGAAAACTTGCTTGTGGAACAATAATAGAAGTAAAAATAAGTGATTCAAATGGTGCAAAACTGATAGGGAGTGAAAGAAACCCAAAAAGATCCAATTTCGATGATGGCTGTCTTACAGAGAGAATTGTCATCCACCCAAAAACAACACAAGAATATCCAACAGCTGTTACTCTTCTAAAGTACTCAATCTTGAATCTTTGAATTAGGACATGGTACATCCCCAAAACTAGAATGCCAGATAGAACAACCAGGACAAGTGTGTAATGAAGATAATATTCAACTCCAAGTCCCAAAGGCCCCAACTTCTCAACCACACCAAGACTCCAAAGTGCACTCATATTAAACACAAGATGAAGAATGCTTATATGCGAAAAGGCCGAAGTTATAATCCTCCAATGGTGCCCTTCAATGGCGTTTTCATAACTCAAGCCCACATGGGAATACCCAATGTTTTTCTTCTGAATGTAGAACCAGATTGCACTGCATAGTCCTATGATACAGCTTGTAGCTGGCTTTTCCAAAATCTCATAAATCAAAGGCCTTCCCATTTATTCCACCCTTCTTTCACAAAATCTTTACTGACTCTCCACAATTCTTTGATGTCGATTACGGAAATTCAATACAATAATCTTCACAACAACGCTAAACCCGTAACAGAAAAAAGAGCCCTTTTCACTTAGAATCAAGATATAGACCACTCATAATTAGGTAAGTGTCCCTCCAAAAGCAGTCAAATTTAAATACCTGTTCGATCTAAATCCCctaaaataacttaaaaactCATACTTTAGTGCATATAAAGGCTTAGAACACTTTTCTGTGAAATAAGAGTCTTGCATAACATCAATTATAGGGGCAACTTTCTTTGAGAATCTAGAAGAAGCTACAGGGGAAACTTGTTTGGGCAAAAATGGAAACTCAAATTCAATGATCGATTATCTTCAGAGTTAAGCATTAAAAAGAAAGAAGTGAAAGAGATCTACTTCAAGTAATCAAAGAATCAATAtcggtgaagaactttctcacCTGTTCGGCTTCAAATCGACTTGTTCCGGCTTTGATTTTCTGGGACTTTCGAGTATTTTCGCATTCCATACGTAATAatattggtaaaaaaaaaaaaatgaataaaatgtcGGTTTTGCACAAAATGCCTGGTCTTACTTTTATTCTTGTCACCTGAGAAGTTTCTTTTTCACATAGAAATTTTTTCACAATCAAgttttgtgaaaattatatatgattggaaaattctacaatgaaataaatatattgatGCACCGCTATGTGTTTTAGcatccaaaataattttttagtaaaattttttctcatggtcatgtacgttatagttatttaagacatcctgcaaaattttaagaaatttagaaaagtctaacacgccgaaaactatgttcaaacagtgtgttacacgcgtgactattttattttatacgcgtgtaaaatagactgtttgaacattatttctatattgtaaattattctaaatttttcaaaattttgtaggaaatCTTAAATACCTTTAACgtatatgaatatgaaaaaaaaattagactaaaaaattcttctggatgccgaaacaagttaagggtgcatcagtacatcccttttaagggggtgcagtgtagaatcaccctatatgatttatgctttttttttttttttcttttaataactttgaaaaattaaataccattttagacacTGTGTTTTGCAAATGTTACTTATTAAaccttctattttgttaaatgacaaaatagaccttgtattttttaaaattgtacaaatagaaccatgaactgattttttgttaaaataaaatttaataataatttgatctagaaatattataacaaaactgattacattttctgtatctgttcgtgttagaaattatcttaaagttggttatattaaaaaaataaaatttttgaaaaattaagcttAAGGTCCTAgttttactattttggaaaatataaggtCCATTTTATCATGTAACAAAACAAAGGGTCTaattggtaatttttacaaaacacaaggtctaaaatagtatagggaaattttatttacacccc is a genomic window of Cannabis sativa cultivar Pink pepper isolate KNU-18-1 chromosome 9, ASM2916894v1, whole genome shotgun sequence containing:
- the LOC115723226 gene encoding RHOMBOID-like protein 13; protein product: MGRPLIYEILEKPATSCIIGLCSAIWFYIQKKNIGYSHVGLSYENAIEGHHWRIITSAFSHISILHLVFNMSALWSLGVVEKLGPLGLGVEYYLHYTLVLVVLSGILVLGMYHVLIQRFKIEYFRRVTAVGYSCVVFGWMTILSVRQPSSKLDLFGFLSLPISFAPFESLIFTSIIVPQASFLGHLSGIIVGYAIAWGLIHGMNNFWAISMLGWILLVFVFSLKRSGAYDFNFLEIESVNDPSLPTVRFLSTGNGRTLQMSALPISGPEIV
- the LOC115723172 gene encoding protein ENHANCED DISEASE RESISTANCE 2-like isoform X1, with protein sequence MAGTGSKEEIRWIESVKSGGAVPFLDPEKCTNGWATPPGDKFMVRGPEYFKTKVKIPAGEYLLKPLGFDWIKSPSKIGDVLNNPNSRVRRIIEDEFSTGVKPFIWAFNLQVPSKDNYSAVAYFASTDPIPEGSLMDQFLKGDDGFRNSRLKLIANIVKGPWIVRKAVGEQAICIIGRALTCKYCVTDNFIEVDLDIGSSMVASAIVHLAFGYITTLTVDIAFLIESQIESELPERLLGAVRFSELNPASARSLEPSSDTISGTMPSSLPTRLWKSIGQGFSHILHQGVQESGSSSGSTHTNGTVTHEDASEHTNK